From a region of the Nomascus leucogenys isolate Asia unplaced genomic scaffold, Asia_NLE_v1 Super-Scaffold_285, whole genome shotgun sequence genome:
- the LOC100583469 gene encoding keratin-associated protein 9-3-like isoform X2: MTHCCSPCCQPTCCRTTSCRTTCWQPTTVTTCHSTPCCQPSCCVSSCCQPCCHPTCCQNTCCQTTCCQPTCVTSCCQPSCCSTPCCQPTCCGSSYCQPSCCAPVYCRRTCYHPTCVCLPGGLNQSCGSSCCQPCCRPACCETTCCRTTCFQPTCVTSCCQPACC, translated from the exons ATGACCCACTGTTGCTCCCCTTGCTGTCAGCCTACCTGCTGCAGGACCACCTCCTGCAGGACCACCTGCTGGCAGCCCACCACTGTGACCACCTGCCACAGCACACCCTGCTGCCAGCCCTCCTGCTGTGTGTCCAGCTGCTGCCAGCCTTGCTGTCACCCAACTTGCTGTCAAAACACCTGCTGCCA GACCACCTGCTGCCAGCCCACCTGTGTGACCAGCTGCTGTCAGCCTTCCTGCTGCAGCACACCCTGCTGCCAGCCCACCTGCTGTGGGTCCAGCTACTGCCAGCCCAGCTGCTGTGCACCCGTCTACTGCAGGAGAACCTGCTACCACCCCACGTGTGTCTGTCTGCCTGGTGGCCTAAACCAGAGCTGTGGCTCCAGCTGCTGCCAGCCCTGCTGCCGCCCAGCCTGCTGTGAGACCACGTGCTGCAGGACCACTTGCTTCCAGCCCACCTGTGTGACCAGCTGCTGTCAGCCTGCTTGCTGCTGA
- the LOC100583469 gene encoding keratin-associated protein 9-8-like isoform X1: MTHCCSPCCQPTCCRTTSCRTTCWQPTTVTTCHSTPCCQPSCCVSSCCQPCCHPTCCQNTCCQPTCVTSCCQPSCCSTPCCQPTCCRTTCCQPTCVTSCCQPSCCSTPCCQPTCCGSSYCQPSCCAPVYCRRTCYHPTCVCLPGGLNQSCGSSCCQPCCRPACCETTCCRTTCFQPTCVTSCCQPACC; encoded by the coding sequence ATGACCCACTGTTGCTCCCCTTGCTGTCAGCCTACCTGCTGCAGGACCACCTCCTGCAGGACCACCTGCTGGCAGCCCACCACTGTGACCACCTGCCACAGCACACCCTGCTGCCAGCCCTCCTGCTGTGTGTCCAGCTGCTGCCAGCCTTGCTGTCACCCAACTTGCTGTCAAAACACCTGCTGCCAGCCCACCTGTGTGACCAGCTGCTGCCAGCCTTCCTGCTGCAGCACACCCTGCTGCCAGCCCACCTGCTGCAGGACCACCTGCTGCCAGCCCACCTGTGTGACCAGCTGCTGTCAGCCTTCCTGCTGCAGCACACCCTGCTGCCAGCCCACCTGCTGTGGGTCCAGCTACTGCCAGCCCAGCTGCTGTGCACCCGTCTACTGCAGGAGAACCTGCTACCACCCCACGTGTGTCTGTCTGCCTGGTGGCCTAAACCAGAGCTGTGGCTCCAGCTGCTGCCAGCCCTGCTGCCGCCCAGCCTGCTGTGAGACCACGTGCTGCAGGACCACTTGCTTCCAGCCCACCTGTGTGACCAGCTGCTGTCAGCCTGCTTGCTGCTGA
- the KRTAP29-1 gene encoding keratin-associated protein 29-1, whose protein sequence is MADSCCPGNTTAVPAVPTITTYPIKGGFRHALCLPSSCHSRTWQLVTCQESCQPSTGAPSGCDPASCQPTCLPATSCVGFVCQPMCSRAACYQSGTGQSPCLVSSCQPSCLESTCCQEKCCDASPCQQSSGQQPICMSGSCQAACGQSVCCDAGSCQPSCSDVISCPETSRLPTVCTASPCQSTWCQGSSCQPVSDEGQPCKSTYYQPICYIFKPCQSALYMPVPCQPLTCVFSSCNTTCCVPSHCQPLHCQPAPSTCFIYQPVANCQAPCSAKNCCKPASCDTVISGQPTCDGPTSHNQSGCKSACCVTGLGTSPSGGSNCLPTSCQPSCESSFCKATLC, encoded by the coding sequence ATGGCAGACAGCTGTTGTCCTGGAAACACCACAGCCGTTCCAGCTGTGCCCACCATCACCACATACCCAATTAAAGGTGGCTTTCGACATGCTCTCTGTTTGCCTAGTTCCTGCCACAGCAGAACGTGGCAACTGGTCACATGCCAAGAAAGCTGTCAGCCATCCACTGGTGCCCCAAGTGGCTGTGATCCTGCTTCGTGTCAACCTACCTGCCTTCCAGCAACGTCTTGTGTGGGTTTTGTTTGCCAACCTATGTGCTCCCGCGCAGCCTGCTATCAGTCCGGCACTGGTCAGTCTCCTTGTCTGGTTAGCTCATGTCAGCCATCCTGCTTGGAATCTACTTGTTGTCAGGAAAAGTGCTGCGATGCCAGTCCCTGCCAGCAAAGCTCCGGCCAGCAACCTATCTGCATGTCTGGATCATGTCAGGCAGCTTGTGGCCAATCAGTCTGCTGTGATGCTGGATCCTGCCAGCCATCCTGCTCTGACGTGATCTCCTGTCCGGAAACTTCTCGCCTACCAACCGTCTGTACAGCTAGTCCATGCCAATCAACTTGGTGCCAAGGAAGTTCATGTCAACCCGTCAGTGATGAAGGCCAGCCCTGTAAATCAACTTATTATCAACCCATCTGCTATATTTTCAAGCCTTGCCAATCAGCCCTCTACATGCCTGTTCCCTGCCAGCCATTGACTTGTGTGTTCAGTTCTTGCAATACTACTTGCTGTGTGCCTTCCCATTGCCAGCCACTTCACTGCCAACCAGCTCCTTCCACATGCTTCATCTACCAGCCAGTGGCTAACTGCCAGGCCCCTTGTTCTGCAAAGAACTGTTGCAAACCAGCTTCCTGTGACACCGTGATTTCTGGCCAACCAACTTGTGATGGACCCACTTCCCACAACCAGAGTGGCTGCAAATCAGCTTGCTGTGTGACAGGTTTAGGCACATCACCCAGTGGTGGCTCCAATTGCTTGCCGACTTCATGCCAACCCAGCTGTGAGTCCAGCTTCTGTAAGGCAACACTTTGTTAA
- the LOC101177678 gene encoding keratin-associated protein 16-1: MSGSCCSRKCFSVPAISLCSTEVSCGGPICLPSSCQSQTWQLVTCRDSCGSSSCGPQCCQPSCPVSSCAQPLCCEPVICEPSCSVSSCCQPVCCEATTCEPSCSVSSCCQPVCFEATICEPSCSVSSCCQPVCCEPDICEPSCSVSSCCQPVGSEATSCQPVLCVPTSCQPVLCESSCCQPVVCEPSCCSAVCTLPSSCQPVVCEPACCQPVCPTPTCSVTSSCQAVCCDPSPCEPSCSESSICQPATCVALVCEPVGLRPVCCVQSPCEQPCVPNTCQEPSCCVSSICQSICSEPSPCSPAVCVPSPCQPTCYVVKRCRSVCPEPVSCPSTSCRPLSCRAGSSASAICRPTCPRTFYIPSSSKRPCSAMVSYRPVSRPICRPICSGLLTYRQPYVTSISYRPACYRPCYSILRRPACVTSYSYRPVCFRPSCTESDSCKRDCKKSTSSQLDCVDSTPCKADVSEEGPCQPTEAKPISPTTREATAAQPAASKPANC; encoded by the coding sequence ATGTCTGGCAGTTGCTGTTCTAGGAAATGCTTCTCCGTGCCAGCCATTTCTCTCTGCTCCACTGAGGTGAGCTGTGGAGGCCCTATCTGCCTGCCCAGTTCCTGCCAGAGCCAGACATGGCAGCTGGTGACTTGTCGAGACAGCTGTGGATCATCCAGCTGTGGGCCACAGTGCTGTCAGCCCTCCTGTCCTGTGAGCAGCTGTGCCCAACCCCTGTGCTGCGAGCCTGTCATTTGTGAGCCTTCTTGCTCTGTGAGCAGCTGCTGCCAACCCGTGTGCTGTGAGGCCACCACCTGTGAGCCCTCTTGCTCCGTGAGCAGCTGTTGCCAACCTGTGTGCTTTGAGGCCACCATTTGTGAGCCTTCTTGCTCCGTGAGCAGCTGCTGCCAACCTGTGTGCTGTGAGCCTGATATTTGTGAGCCTTCTTGCTCCGTGAGCAGCTGCTGCCAACCTGTAGGCTCTGAGGCCACTTCCTGCCAACCAGTCCTCTGTGTGCCCACTTCCTGCCAGCCTGTCCTCTGCGAATCCAGCTGCTGTCAGCCAGTTGTCTGTGAGCCCAGCTGCTGTTCAGCTGTCTGCACCCTGCCTAGTTCCTGCCAACCTGTGGTCTGTGAGCCTGCCTGCTGTCAGCCGGTGTGCCCAACACCTACCTGCTCTGTGACCAGTAGCTGCCAGGCTGTCTGCTGTGACCCCAGCCCTTGTGAGCCATCTTGCTCAGAGTCTAGCATCTGCCAGCCAGCTACCTGTGTGGCTCTGGTCTGTGAGCCAGTTGGCCTCCGCCCTGTCTGCTGTGTTCAGAGCCCATGCGAGCAACCTTGTGTCCCCAACACTTGCCAAGAGCCTTCTTGTTGTGTCTCCAGTATCTGCCAATCCATCTGCTCTGAGCCCAGCCCCTGCTCACCAGCTGTCTGTGTGCCCAGTCCATGCCAACCTACTTGCTATGTAGTCAAGCGCTGTCGTTCTGTCTGCCCTGAGCCAGTTTCCTGCCCATCTACCTCCTGCCGACCTCTTTCCTGCCGTGCAGGGTCTTCTGCATCTGCCATCTGCCGACCAACTTGTCCTAGGACTTTCTACATACCCAGTTCCAGCAAACGGCCTTGCAGTGCTATGGTTTCCTACCGCCCGGTCTCCCGTCCGATCTGCCGCCCAATCTGCTCTGGACTCCTCACCTATAGGCAGCCATACGTGACATCCATCTCCTACCGTCCTGCCTGCTACCGCCCATGCTACTCCATCCTGCGCCGCCCAGCCTGTGTCACTTCCTACTCTTACCGCCCAGTCTGCTTCCGCCCATCTTGCACTGAGTCTGACTCTTGCAAACGGGATTGCAAAAAATCCACTTCCAGCCAACTGGATTGTGTTGACTCAACCCCCTGCAAGGCGGATGTCTCAGAAGAGGGTCCCTGCCAGCCCACTGAGGCCAAACCCATCAGTCCAACCACCCGTGAGGCCACAGCAGCTCAGCCTGCTGCCAGCAAGCCTGCCAACTGCTAA
- the LOC100583469 gene encoding keratin-associated protein 9-8-like isoform X3, whose amino-acid sequence MTHCCSPCCQPTCCRTTSCRTTCWQPTTVTTCHSTPCCQPSCCVSSCCQPCCHPTCCQNTCCQPTCVTSCCQPSCCSTPCCQPTCCRTTCCQPTCGQPSCCAPVYCRRTCYHPTCVCLPGGLNQSCGSSCCQPCCRPACCETTCCRTTCFQPTCVTSCCQPACC is encoded by the exons ATGACCCACTGTTGCTCCCCTTGCTGTCAGCCTACCTGCTGCAGGACCACCTCCTGCAGGACCACCTGCTGGCAGCCCACCACTGTGACCACCTGCCACAGCACACCCTGCTGCCAGCCCTCCTGCTGTGTGTCCAGCTGCTGCCAGCCTTGCTGTCACCCAACTTGCTGTCAAAACACCTGCTGCCAGCCCACCTGTGTGACCAGCTGCTGCCAGCCTTCCTGCTGCAGCACACCCTGCTGCCAGCCCACCTGCTGCAGGACCACCTGCTGCCAGCCCACCTGTG GCCAGCCCAGCTGCTGTGCACCCGTCTACTGCAGGAGAACCTGCTACCACCCCACGTGTGTCTGTCTGCCTGGTGGCCTAAACCAGAGCTGTGGCTCCAGCTGCTGCCAGCCCTGCTGCCGCCCAGCCTGCTGTGAGACCACGTGCTGCAGGACCACTTGCTTCCAGCCCACCTGTGTGACCAGCTGCTGTCAGCCTGCTTGCTGCTGA
- the LOC100583469 gene encoding keratin-associated protein 9-3-like isoform X4, with protein sequence MTHCCSPCCQPTCCRTTSCRTTCWQPTTVTTCHSTPCCQPSCCVSSCCQPCCHPTCCQNTCCQPTCPTCVTSCCQPSCCSTPCCQPTCCGSSYCQPSCCAPVYCRRTCYHPTCVCLPGGLNQSCGSSCCQPCCRPACCETTCCRTTCFQPTCVTSCCQPACC encoded by the exons ATGACCCACTGTTGCTCCCCTTGCTGTCAGCCTACCTGCTGCAGGACCACCTCCTGCAGGACCACCTGCTGGCAGCCCACCACTGTGACCACCTGCCACAGCACACCCTGCTGCCAGCCCTCCTGCTGTGTGTCCAGCTGCTGCCAGCCTTGCTGTCACCCAACTTGCTGTCAAAACACCTGCTGCCAGCCCACCTGT CCCACCTGTGTGACCAGCTGCTGTCAGCCTTCCTGCTGCAGCACACCCTGCTGCCAGCCCACCTGCTGTGGGTCCAGCTACTGCCAGCCCAGCTGCTGTGCACCCGTCTACTGCAGGAGAACCTGCTACCACCCCACGTGTGTCTGTCTGCCTGGTGGCCTAAACCAGAGCTGTGGCTCCAGCTGCTGCCAGCCCTGCTGCCGCCCAGCCTGCTGTGAGACCACGTGCTGCAGGACCACTTGCTTCCAGCCCACCTGTGTGACCAGCTGCTGTCAGCCTGCTTGCTGCTGA